A single window of Nicotiana sylvestris chromosome 3, ASM39365v2, whole genome shotgun sequence DNA harbors:
- the LOC138887530 gene encoding uncharacterized protein, which translates to MGVYPVQAMGDQKRTIRCLASGFFLSGGILYKRTIDVGLLRCIDAKQATTIMTEVHSGVHGDLIHSPSFELHTMSAPWPFVAWGMDVIGPIDLAASNGNRFILVAIDYFTKWVEAKTFKYVTKNEVSFDEIVGETPYLLVYGTEAVIPTKVEISSLRIVAEAEIDDDEWVKTRLEQLSLIEDKRLAAVCHG; encoded by the exons atgggggtatatccggtacaggccatgggtgatcaaaagagaacaattcgatgtttggctagtggatttttcttgagcgggGGAATATTATACAAGAGGACTATAGAtgttggattgttgagatgcatagatgctaaacaagccacgactatcatgacagAAGTTCATTCCGgg gtacatggagacttgattcattctccgtcatttgagttgcatacaatgtctgcaccatggccctttgttgcttggggcatggatgtcattggaccaattgatcTCGCAGCATCAAACGGGAACAgattcattctggtggccatcgattatttcactaagtgggttgaagctaagactTTCAAATATGTGACCAAGAATGAAGTG tcatttgatgaaatag TAGGtgaaactccttatttgttggtatatggtactgaagcagtgatacccacgaaagttgaaatttcatcccttcggattgttgctgaagccgaaattgatgatgatgagtgggtcaaaacacgtttggagcaattaagtctgattgaggATAAAAggttagcagcagtgtgtcacggctag